The Pseudomonas azadiae genome includes a window with the following:
- a CDS encoding sulfite exporter TauE/SafE family protein, producing MVDIVILCVFAFAAGLIDAAVGGGGLIQIPALFNVLPTAQPAALLGTNKVAAACGTAFAARSFVRKVVIDWGLVIPAACAAFVMAFFGAATVSFVPQSMIRPAVLVLIVLMAIYTFWKKDFGALHKPMHIGTQEKLLAIVIGGAIGFYDGLFGPGTGSFLIFLFIRCFAFDFLHASASAKLVNIATNVAALIFFIPTGNVLYLIAIPMSAFNILGALTGTWLAVHKGVPFVRALFLILLAILISKLSYDLFL from the coding sequence GTGGTCGATATTGTCATCCTTTGCGTGTTCGCCTTCGCCGCCGGCCTGATCGATGCGGCGGTGGGCGGCGGTGGGCTGATCCAGATTCCCGCGCTATTCAACGTGCTACCCACCGCTCAACCGGCGGCGCTGCTGGGGACCAATAAGGTCGCAGCCGCCTGCGGCACCGCCTTCGCGGCCCGGTCCTTCGTGCGCAAGGTGGTGATCGATTGGGGGCTTGTGATCCCCGCCGCCTGCGCGGCCTTTGTCATGGCCTTCTTCGGCGCCGCCACGGTGTCGTTCGTACCCCAGTCGATGATCCGGCCGGCGGTGCTGGTCTTGATTGTTCTGATGGCGATCTACACCTTCTGGAAAAAAGATTTCGGCGCCCTGCATAAACCCATGCACATCGGTACCCAGGAAAAACTGCTGGCGATCGTCATCGGCGGCGCTATCGGTTTCTACGATGGTCTGTTCGGTCCCGGTACTGGCAGCTTCCTGATCTTCCTGTTTATCCGCTGCTTCGCCTTCGACTTTCTTCATGCCTCGGCATCGGCAAAGCTGGTGAACATCGCGACCAACGTGGCGGCACTTATATTCTTCATTCCGACGGGTAACGTGCTCTATCTGATCGCAATTCCCATGTCGGCATTCAACATTCTGGGCGCGCTCACGGGCACCTGGCTGGCGGTTCATAAAGGCGTGCCCTTTGTCCGGGCTCTATTCCTGATATTACTGGCGATCCTGATCAGCAAACTGTCCTACGACCTGTTCCTGTAA